One genomic window of Syngnathoides biaculeatus isolate LvHL_M chromosome 13, ASM1980259v1, whole genome shotgun sequence includes the following:
- the LOC133510903 gene encoding kelch-like protein 10 isoform X2, with the protein MVRRLVANCSISPRASAMPSLRWTTWSSTSIKSSCATVAPTLEQLRPENCVGIWQFTRDYHVPQLQLEAYQYILYHFEDVATSHELHRLSVQDLCDILDRDDLIVKKENTVYQAVLHWIAHAPWERGRNLAVLLARVRLALTSEEFISVNVLTNQMVQNSSKCLDMVGFATRVIRHMKANSVSGFCNLVARPRLPSAILMAIGGWSGVNPTQCIEAYDVHANSWVSLLDDMDHPRAYCGAAFLNNSIYCLGGFDGTEHYNTVSRFDLKTRTWHEVAPMHFRRCYVSVTVLNGCIYAIGGHDGRVRLKTAEYYMPETNQWTLIASMQEQRSDASCTALNDKVYICGGFNGNESLQTAEYYSPETNQWTNTAPMSCRRSGIGVIGHAGHVYAVGGYDGDDRLASAEAYDPETDTWIGLPPMQCPRSNFGIEVVEDCLFVAGGYNGVSTTNLVEYYDLKLGLWSAASDMGISRSALSCCVMSGLPNIAQYTMLRNDLPLLFLEDDTVDMEDEV; encoded by the exons ATGGTCCGTCGGCTTGTGGCCAACTGCAGCATCTCACCAAGGGCCTCAGCGATGCCATCATTGCGGTGGACAACATGGAGTTCCACATCCATAAAATCATCCTGTGCAACTGTAGCCCCTACTTTGG AGCAGCTCAGGCCGGAGAACTGCGTGGGCATCTGGCAATTCACCAGGGACTATCATGTGCCCCAGCTGCAGCTCGAGGCCTACCAGTACATCCTCTACCACTTTGAGGATGTGGCCACCTCGCACGAGCTCCACCGGCTATCCGTGCAGGACCTGTGTGACATCCTGGACCGGGACGACTTGATTGTGAAGAAGGAGAACACAGTGTACCAGGCTGTCCTGCACTGGATCGCGCACGCGCCCTGGGAGAGAGGCAGGAACCTTGCTGTGCTGCTGGCTCGG GTCCGCCTGGCTCTGACCAGTGAGGAGTTCATCTCTGTCAACGTCCTGACCAATCAGATGGTGCAGAACAGCAGCAAGTGTCTGGACATGGTTGGTTTCGCTACCCGAGTAATCCGTCATATGAAAGCCAACTCTGTGTCTGGATTCTGCAACCTGGTCGCCCGTCCTCGCCTGCCTTCCGCCATCCTAATGGCGATTGGTGGGTGGAGCGGTGTCAACCCGACGCAGTGCATTGAGGCATACGATGTCCACGCCAATAGTTGGGTCAGCCTTTTGGACGATATGGACCATCCGCGGGCATACTGTGGTGCTGCCTTTCTCAACAACTCCATTTACTGTCTGGGGGGCTTTGACGGCACAGAACACTACAATACTGTCAGCCGCTTTGACCTGAAAACTCGCACCTGGCATGAAGTGGCGCCCATGCACTTTCGCCGCTGTTATGTGAGCGTCACGGTGCTAAATGGATGCATCTACGCAATAGGAGGTCACGATGGACGTGTAAGACTAAAAACAGCAGAGTACTACATGCCTGAAACCAACCAGTGGACTCTTATTGCCAGTATGCAAGAACAGAGGAGCGATGCCAGCTGTACTGCGCTCAATGACAAG GTTTACATTTGTGGTGGTTTTAACGGAAATGAGTCCCTGCAAACGGCAGAATATTACAGTCCAGAGACCAACCAGTGGACAAACACCGCCCCGATGAGCTGCCGCCGCAGTGGCATTGGAGTCATTGGACATGCCGGCCATGTGTATGCA GTCGGAGGCTATGACGGCGACGACCGCCTAGCCAGTGCTGAGGCCTACGACCCTGAGACTGACACCTGGATCGGGTTGCCTCCTATGCAATGCCCCCGAAGCAACTTTGGTATTGAAGTGGTGGAGGATTGTCTATTTGTGGCTGGCGGCTATAACGGTGTCTCCACCACCAACTTAGTGGAGTATTACGACCTGAAACTTGGATTATGGTCTGCAGCTAGTGACATGGGGATCTCTCGAAGCGCTCTGAGCTGCTGCGTGATGTCCGGCTTGCCCAACATTGCCCAATATACAATGCTTCGTAACGACCTGCCTCTGCTCTTCTTGGAGGATGATACTGTTGATATGGAAGACGAAGTTTAA
- the LOC133510903 gene encoding kelch-like protein 10 isoform X1 has product MSSDGPSACGQLQHLTKGLSDAIIAVDNMEFHIHKIILCNCSPYFGALFLRWSTPDQRVYVIRGLTARLMQLIVDFAYTGTVSVTEDNVKELLIAADEFNMIAIVQSCCAFLTEQLRPENCVGIWQFTRDYHVPQLQLEAYQYILYHFEDVATSHELHRLSVQDLCDILDRDDLIVKKENTVYQAVLHWIAHAPWERGRNLAVLLARVRLALTSEEFISVNVLTNQMVQNSSKCLDMVGFATRVIRHMKANSVSGFCNLVARPRLPSAILMAIGGWSGVNPTQCIEAYDVHANSWVSLLDDMDHPRAYCGAAFLNNSIYCLGGFDGTEHYNTVSRFDLKTRTWHEVAPMHFRRCYVSVTVLNGCIYAIGGHDGRVRLKTAEYYMPETNQWTLIASMQEQRSDASCTALNDKVYICGGFNGNESLQTAEYYSPETNQWTNTAPMSCRRSGIGVIGHAGHVYAVGGYDGDDRLASAEAYDPETDTWIGLPPMQCPRSNFGIEVVEDCLFVAGGYNGVSTTNLVEYYDLKLGLWSAASDMGISRSALSCCVMSGLPNIAQYTMLRNDLPLLFLEDDTVDMEDEV; this is encoded by the exons ATGAGTTCCGATGGTCCGTCGGCTTGTGGCCAACTGCAGCATCTCACCAAGGGCCTCAGCGATGCCATCATTGCGGTGGACAACATGGAGTTCCACATCCATAAAATCATCCTGTGCAACTGTAGCCCCTACTTTGG AGCCCTCTTTCTACGCTGGTCCACCCCAGACCAGAGGGTGTATGTCATACGTGGTCTGACGGCCCGCTTAATGCAGCTCATTGTCGATTTTGCATACACCGGCACCGTGTCGGTGACAGAGGACAATGTGAAGGAGTTGTTGATCGCGGCCGATGAGTTCAATATGATTGCCATTGTTCAATCCTGCTGCGCATTTCTAACAGAGCAGCTCAGGCCGGAGAACTGCGTGGGCATCTGGCAATTCACCAGGGACTATCATGTGCCCCAGCTGCAGCTCGAGGCCTACCAGTACATCCTCTACCACTTTGAGGATGTGGCCACCTCGCACGAGCTCCACCGGCTATCCGTGCAGGACCTGTGTGACATCCTGGACCGGGACGACTTGATTGTGAAGAAGGAGAACACAGTGTACCAGGCTGTCCTGCACTGGATCGCGCACGCGCCCTGGGAGAGAGGCAGGAACCTTGCTGTGCTGCTGGCTCGG GTCCGCCTGGCTCTGACCAGTGAGGAGTTCATCTCTGTCAACGTCCTGACCAATCAGATGGTGCAGAACAGCAGCAAGTGTCTGGACATGGTTGGTTTCGCTACCCGAGTAATCCGTCATATGAAAGCCAACTCTGTGTCTGGATTCTGCAACCTGGTCGCCCGTCCTCGCCTGCCTTCCGCCATCCTAATGGCGATTGGTGGGTGGAGCGGTGTCAACCCGACGCAGTGCATTGAGGCATACGATGTCCACGCCAATAGTTGGGTCAGCCTTTTGGACGATATGGACCATCCGCGGGCATACTGTGGTGCTGCCTTTCTCAACAACTCCATTTACTGTCTGGGGGGCTTTGACGGCACAGAACACTACAATACTGTCAGCCGCTTTGACCTGAAAACTCGCACCTGGCATGAAGTGGCGCCCATGCACTTTCGCCGCTGTTATGTGAGCGTCACGGTGCTAAATGGATGCATCTACGCAATAGGAGGTCACGATGGACGTGTAAGACTAAAAACAGCAGAGTACTACATGCCTGAAACCAACCAGTGGACTCTTATTGCCAGTATGCAAGAACAGAGGAGCGATGCCAGCTGTACTGCGCTCAATGACAAG GTTTACATTTGTGGTGGTTTTAACGGAAATGAGTCCCTGCAAACGGCAGAATATTACAGTCCAGAGACCAACCAGTGGACAAACACCGCCCCGATGAGCTGCCGCCGCAGTGGCATTGGAGTCATTGGACATGCCGGCCATGTGTATGCA GTCGGAGGCTATGACGGCGACGACCGCCTAGCCAGTGCTGAGGCCTACGACCCTGAGACTGACACCTGGATCGGGTTGCCTCCTATGCAATGCCCCCGAAGCAACTTTGGTATTGAAGTGGTGGAGGATTGTCTATTTGTGGCTGGCGGCTATAACGGTGTCTCCACCACCAACTTAGTGGAGTATTACGACCTGAAACTTGGATTATGGTCTGCAGCTAGTGACATGGGGATCTCTCGAAGCGCTCTGAGCTGCTGCGTGATGTCCGGCTTGCCCAACATTGCCCAATATACAATGCTTCGTAACGACCTGCCTCTGCTCTTCTTGGAGGATGATACTGTTGATATGGAAGACGAAGTTTAA